Below is a window of Fervidobacterium pennivorans DSM 9078 DNA.
TCTTCCCTTCTTTTGATACTCTGAGTTTTTCAAAAAGAACCTGTGTGTTCTCAGTTATCTTTGTCATAGAACCGTCTGGAAATTTTACAACAACGTAAGATTTTTCCAATGTAAGAATCTCATCACCTTCTTGAATTACCATGTTTTTTGTTATTGATTCCCAAGTTGTTTTGTTAGATTTCTTTATCGCAACGCTTCCTCTGAACGAGTCAATCTGAGCTTTCAACTGTTCTGAGAATTCACTCTCATCTTTTTCCGTTACTTTTATGGAAACTTCTTGAGTGAATATGCTCTTGTCTGTTGTCTCAGCTGTAAACGTTATTTTTATTTCACCTGCTCTCTTTGGAGCCAAATAGTTTAAGACTACTTTCCCGTTACCGGTCAGTCCTTTTGTTAATACTTCTGGCTTGTCGAATCCTCCAAGGTTCAATTTGGCTTTTAAAGTGTATTGAGCAGGTTTTCCGTCTTTGCCGGTCACTTCTACTGTAATCGGCAACTTTCCTCCGATGACAACAGTATCGCTTTGCAAATTGACTTTTAGTTCCGCGAATACCGAAATAGCAAAGAGTGTAAAAACTGCAAGAATAAGCATCCTGAAGATTTTCCTCATAACATCACCCCCATAAGTATCATCGTGGAAACTGTTGTTATGATGTAGCTCAGCATGTTGAATTTGGAGCCCCTTTTCTTGAACTTGAACACGGGAATCAAACAAAATAGTGCATAGATTATTAAAAACAATGGGTTAAGCAGATAAACGATAGGTGCTATCATTCGTAGTGCATATCCGATGTAGTCTCGTTGGTACTTACCATTGGATGTTATAAGGTGTACAAGTATACTTACAAAATACCCATTGAATATCATCACCGATAAGAGAACCACTAAAGTTCTTGGAAGAACAGGTTCCAAATGAGTTAACTGCGAGCTTATGAAAAGTAAAGATAACACATGTAACGATTGGTCAAAGAGATAATAATACCAAGTATTGCAAAATTTCTTTTTGCATAAGAATTTAAGTAAATCAATCAAAAAATGAATACCAGAAAGAAGACCAATCATGGTTAAACTCTTAATACTGAAATTTTTACCCACGATGAATAGAACTTGAGAAAAAAATACTAAAACTGTGTGAAGTCCAAGAACTTTTAAGTCTTTCGACTTGTTAGTTGCTATATAACTTACTTGAAGAACGTAATCTCCAAAAAGGTGTCCCAGGAAAAGGTAAGGGAAGATAAGGTTCATTGTAATTCACCTCTGGAATCTATTACAGCTAAGTAACTATCTGGATATTTGCCTTGTAGTTTTGAGACATTCCACTTCAAAATTACAACATGTTCGGCAAAACCTATTGCTAAGGCTATTTTTGGAATTTCATACCCTTTCAATCCCTTTATACCAGAACCATCTATAAACTCGTGATGATACAAACAAGAATCCAGAATAAAATGTGGAACATCCATTTCTTCGAGAATCTCATATCCTAAATCAACGTGTTTCAGAAATTCCCTGTAATCTTCATTTGTGAAATCTCCGGTGAAAATCCTTACAAATAGTTCATCCCTTAAACCCACAAATCCAACATTGGCTATTCTTAGAGCAAAGTGCACCTCTTCGTGATTTAATTGTTCTATTTGTGCAATTCTCGATGCGATAGCTTCCATTCTATCTATGTCACTCTCATTTAATCGGACGCGTTTGTTCAGAGCAACGAACAATGTGTCAAGTGAACTTTTTAACAGTTGTTCTAGACGGTAGTTTATTATTATACTTTCAACAATGGAAACGAAAGAATCGTAAAATGCGAGCAAACCTAAGACTTCGTCGAACGTTAGAAAGCCGTGCAAAGTTATCGTCCCTAAATTACCGGAATTTTTGCTCACTATTGGTAATGAGGCATGATTATTTTGAATATCCATTTGCAAGCTTGCTTCTGAATAAATAATTTTAACGTCTTTGTGTAGTTTCGATTTGAAGAAATCCTCAACTTTCTTTTTTACACTATTTAAATCTTCCGCCTTTAACAGTTCGTGCACCATATCAAATAGTTTCTCATTTATTGGCAAACTATAATTCATCGCCAATTCATAAATCTCATCTTGAGTTGGTAAGTTGCCTGATATTTGAAATGTACCGTTGTTTTTCAGAACGAACTTAGTGTTGCTGAGTTCAATAATCAAATCATTGGAGCTTTTCAATATAATTCCCCCCATCTTCTTTGTGATAATGTTAACTAAAAGTATTGAAACTTTCCAAAAACCGCATTATCCTTATAAAGAGGGGACACCCCCCAACCAACTCTCGACAAAGGAGGTATCCCGATATGAACAACTCAACGCTCTCTTGTCCAAAATGCGGTTCCACCAGCTTATACAAAAACGGTCATGACAAATACGGTAACCAACAATTCCTTTGCAAACTCTGCCATCATTCTTTCAAACTCTCCCATTCTCAAAAACGCAAAAACTTCCCTTTCCCTTATCCCAAATGCACTTCTTGTGGTAAATCTATGCAAATTTACAAAGTCCGTCGCTCTTTCGTTGTCTTCCGTTGTAGAGCTTGTCGTACCAAAGATAGAGTACCTTTTAACCTCCCCGAACCAGTCACCCTTATTCCTGAGAAATTTAAATACTTCCGCTTCCCTATCTTTTTCGTCTTAAAGGCTTTCGTTTTGTATATGAAACACAATATGTCTTATCGCTCTCTTGCTCATTCTCTTAATATCAAAGTATCTCATGTCACCATATACAAATGGGTTATTAAATTGTGTACTTTATTCTCTGTACTTTTTCCAACATTTACCATCGAAAATGTTTTCTCAGTTCATGCTGATGAAACTGTTCTTGTGTTCAAAGAACAAAAGTACTATGTTTGGCTATTAGTTGATCACGAAACTAACTTAATTCTTTGTTGGCATG
It encodes the following:
- a CDS encoding DDE-type integrase/transposase/recombinase, with amino-acid sequence MNNSTLSCPKCGSTSLYKNGHDKYGNQQFLCKLCHHSFKLSHSQKRKNFPFPYPKCTSCGKSMQIYKVRRSFVVFRCRACRTKDRVPFNLPEPVTLIPEKFKYFRFPIFFVLKAFVLYMKHNMSYRSLAHSLNIKVSHVTIYKWVIKLCTLFSVLFPTFTIENVFSVHADETVLVFKEQKYYVWLLVDHETNLILCWHVSKYRDMGQVKVLLEKFFGNSKPRNIELITDGLGAYESAVKLLFRNINHVVVPLGKNNQCESKFSLLKDFFRLKRGLKNTKNLAKYIQGFCVVKNLWKTHNGNINRILSQLHSFITTS
- a CDS encoding DUF3307 domain-containing protein, with the translated sequence MNLIFPYLFLGHLFGDYVLQVSYIATNKSKDLKVLGLHTVLVFFSQVLFIVGKNFSIKSLTMIGLLSGIHFLIDLLKFLCKKKFCNTWYYYLFDQSLHVLSLLFISSQLTHLEPVLPRTLVVLLSVMIFNGYFVSILVHLITSNGKYQRDYIGYALRMIAPIVYLLNPLFLIIYALFCLIPVFKFKKRGSKFNMLSYIITTVSTMILMGVML
- a CDS encoding HD-GYP domain-containing protein, which translates into the protein MKSSNDLIIELSNTKFVLKNNGTFQISGNLPTQDEIYELAMNYSLPINEKLFDMVHELLKAEDLNSVKKKVEDFFKSKLHKDVKIIYSEASLQMDIQNNHASLPIVSKNSGNLGTITLHGFLTFDEVLGLLAFYDSFVSIVESIIINYRLEQLLKSSLDTLFVALNKRVRLNESDIDRMEAIASRIAQIEQLNHEEVHFALRIANVGFVGLRDELFVRIFTGDFTNEDYREFLKHVDLGYEILEEMDVPHFILDSCLYHHEFIDGSGIKGLKGYEIPKIALAIGFAEHVVILKWNVSKLQGKYPDSYLAVIDSRGELQ